A region of Myxococcus stipitatus DSM 14675 DNA encodes the following proteins:
- the rpsP gene encoding 30S ribosomal protein S16, whose protein sequence is MAVVLRLARAGAKKKPYYHVVATDSRNPRDGKFIEAVGAYDPNLTPPKVEFNEDRLNYWLKTGATPSETVADLIKVAAKAPKSTPAA, encoded by the coding sequence ATGGCCGTCGTCCTCCGTCTTGCCCGCGCGGGCGCCAAGAAGAAGCCGTACTACCACGTGGTCGCCACCGACTCCCGCAACCCCCGGGATGGCAAGTTCATCGAGGCCGTTGGCGCGTACGACCCGAACCTCACCCCTCCGAAGGTGGAGTTCAACGAGGACCGGCTGAACTACTGGCTGAAGACGGGCGCGACGCCGTCCGAGACGGTCGCCGACCTCATCAAGGTCGCCGCGAAGGCCCCCAAGTCCACCCCCGCGGCTTGA
- the ndk gene encoding nucleoside-diphosphate kinase: protein MAIERTLSIIKPDGLQKGVIGKIISRFEEKGLKPVAIRLQQLSQKEAEGFYAVHKARPFFKDLVQFMISGPVVLMVLEGENAVLGNRDIMGATNPAQAAEGTIRKDFATSIDQNTVHGSDSLENAKNEIAYFFRETEIQPYDYTAKK, encoded by the coding sequence ATGGCCATCGAGCGTACGCTTTCCATCATCAAGCCGGACGGTCTGCAGAAGGGCGTCATCGGGAAGATCATCAGCCGCTTCGAGGAGAAGGGCCTGAAGCCGGTCGCCATCCGGCTGCAGCAGCTCTCCCAGAAGGAGGCCGAGGGCTTCTACGCGGTCCACAAGGCCCGGCCCTTCTTCAAGGACCTGGTGCAGTTCATGATCTCCGGCCCGGTGGTCCTGATGGTGCTGGAGGGCGAGAACGCCGTCCTGGGCAACCGCGACATCATGGGCGCCACCAACCCCGCGCAGGCGGCCGAAGGCACCATCCGCAAGGACTTCGCCACCAGCATCGACCAGAACACGGTGCACGGCTCCGACAGCCTGGAGAACGCGAAGAACGAGATCGCGTACTTCTTCCGCGAGACGGAGATCCAGCCGTACGACTACACCGCCAAGAAGTAG
- the murJ gene encoding murein biosynthesis integral membrane protein MurJ — protein MTASAPEPSPPPPAAPSPRPERSGGRGALLVATGILASRLMGLVRERVFAHYLGNADAAAIFKAALRIPNFLQNLFGEGVLSGSFIPVYAQLLGRKDTEEADRVAGAVFGLLALATAVLVGAGMLFTPFFVDLVAPGFTGEDHALAVRVVRILFPGTGFLVLSAWCLGILNSHRRFLLSYLAPVVWNGAIIVTLLVAGGRYLEDALVEVLAYGVVAGSFLQFAVQVPGVLRLLGHFRPSLSTAAEPVRQVLRNFGPVVLGRGVVQFSSWVDTAFATLISVRAMSSLVYAQTLYLIPVSLFGMAVSAAELPELARATDGSKEEVAAKLRQRIDAGARRIAFWVVPSAAAFLFLGDMVAAALLQTGRFDAADSRYLWYLLMGASVGLVASTVGRLYASAFYALKDPKTPLRFAIVRVAVGTLAAWGLGLHLPEWLGLPPHLGAMGLTLSSGLVAWLESSLLRHKLVKQVGPVGVPQGLLPRLWFAAGVGGLVALGVKLALTSTLGPMPGVQAEWGGGVLSPPRLHPILGFLAVALPMGGSYFAVAAALGVPEAGAVFRKVTGRLRRGR, from the coding sequence GTGACCGCCTCCGCGCCCGAGCCTTCTCCGCCGCCTCCCGCCGCCCCATCACCCCGGCCCGAGCGCTCCGGAGGGCGTGGCGCGCTGCTCGTGGCCACGGGCATCCTGGCCTCGCGGCTCATGGGGCTGGTGCGCGAGCGGGTCTTCGCGCACTACCTGGGCAACGCGGATGCCGCCGCCATCTTCAAGGCCGCGCTGCGCATCCCCAACTTCCTGCAGAACCTCTTCGGCGAGGGCGTCCTCTCCGGCTCGTTCATCCCCGTCTACGCGCAGCTGCTGGGCCGCAAGGACACGGAGGAGGCGGACCGGGTCGCGGGCGCGGTGTTCGGCCTGCTCGCGCTGGCGACGGCGGTGCTCGTGGGCGCGGGCATGCTGTTCACGCCCTTCTTCGTGGACCTGGTCGCGCCGGGCTTCACCGGTGAGGACCACGCCCTGGCCGTCCGCGTGGTGCGCATCCTCTTCCCGGGCACGGGCTTCCTGGTGCTGAGCGCCTGGTGTCTGGGCATCCTCAACAGCCACCGCCGCTTCCTCTTGTCCTATCTGGCGCCGGTGGTCTGGAACGGGGCCATCATCGTCACGCTGCTGGTCGCCGGGGGGCGCTACCTCGAGGACGCGCTCGTGGAGGTGCTGGCCTACGGCGTCGTCGCGGGCAGCTTCCTCCAGTTCGCGGTGCAGGTGCCTGGCGTGCTCCGGCTGCTGGGGCACTTCCGGCCGTCGCTGTCCACCGCGGCGGAGCCCGTGCGCCAGGTGCTGAGGAACTTTGGCCCGGTGGTGCTGGGGCGCGGGGTGGTGCAGTTCAGCTCGTGGGTGGACACGGCCTTCGCCACGCTCATCTCCGTGCGCGCCATGTCCTCGCTCGTCTACGCGCAGACGCTCTACCTCATCCCGGTGAGCCTCTTCGGCATGGCGGTGTCCGCGGCGGAGCTGCCGGAGCTGGCGCGCGCGACGGATGGCTCGAAGGAGGAGGTCGCCGCGAAGCTGCGCCAGCGGATCGACGCGGGGGCCCGGCGCATCGCCTTCTGGGTCGTCCCCTCGGCGGCGGCCTTCCTCTTCCTGGGCGACATGGTGGCGGCGGCGCTGCTGCAGACGGGCCGCTTCGACGCGGCGGACTCGCGCTACCTCTGGTACCTGCTGATGGGCGCGTCCGTGGGGCTGGTGGCCTCCACCGTGGGGCGCCTCTATGCCTCCGCCTTCTATGCGCTGAAGGACCCGAAGACGCCCCTGCGCTTCGCCATCGTCCGCGTCGCGGTGGGGACGCTGGCCGCCTGGGGCCTGGGCCTCCACCTCCCGGAGTGGCTGGGCCTTCCCCCGCACCTGGGCGCCATGGGCCTCACCCTGTCCAGCGGCCTGGTGGCGTGGCTGGAGTCCTCGCTGCTGCGCCACAAGCTGGTGAAGCAGGTGGGGCCCGTCGGAGTGCCCCAGGGCCTGCTGCCTCGGTTGTGGTTCGCGGCCGGCGTGGGGGGGCTCGTGGCCCTGGGCGTGAAGCTGGCGCTCACCAGCACCCTGGGCCCCATGCCAGGAGTGCAAGCGGAGTGGGGGGGCGGGGTCCTGTCGCCCCCACGTCTGCACCCCATCCTGGGCTTTCTCGCCGTGGCGCTCCCCATGGGCGGCAGCTATTTCGCGGTGGCCGCCGCCCTGGGTGTCCCCGAGGCTGGGGCGGTGTTCCGCAAGGTGACGGGCCGCTTGCGCCGGGGCCGCTAA
- a CDS encoding M23 family metallopeptidase has protein sequence MRPNLPTLGAPPKRSPIGPVVAVSLILGGAAGGVWWWKQRMAAAAPQEASATPTAEGADGTAAPTPGTAAPGTGTAQAPSAAPAPVDPVKAAGLEHASMRIEGPLETALIRSAGGDVGPALAQVVTRTLVWWVEVPGEILRGDTLDVLYQRRPNEEPLVHAVRFTSAKLGKTMSAFRFQPEGESTPRYYLPTGDELELRLEKSPVDDYEQVTSLLRDGRRHKGVDFRTPVGTPVKAPFAGVVKRKNWNWSSNGNCLELVESGGRARRALFLHLDEVDKDIRPGTRFNVGQVVGRSGNTGRSFAPHLHYQLMTQDDRVLDPFDQHKTYRRALAARYKTAFDDEVRRLEGLLGTSVAGK, from the coding sequence ATGCGGCCGAACCTTCCCACCCTCGGTGCCCCTCCGAAGCGGAGCCCCATCGGGCCCGTGGTCGCCGTGTCGCTCATTCTCGGCGGCGCCGCGGGAGGTGTCTGGTGGTGGAAGCAACGGATGGCCGCCGCCGCCCCTCAGGAGGCCTCGGCCACGCCCACCGCCGAGGGGGCTGACGGCACCGCCGCGCCAACCCCTGGCACCGCCGCGCCTGGAACGGGCACCGCCCAGGCCCCTTCCGCCGCGCCCGCGCCCGTGGACCCGGTGAAGGCCGCGGGCCTGGAGCACGCGTCGATGCGCATCGAGGGGCCCCTGGAGACGGCGCTCATCCGGTCCGCCGGAGGAGACGTGGGCCCCGCACTGGCGCAGGTGGTGACGCGGACGCTGGTGTGGTGGGTGGAGGTGCCCGGCGAGATCCTGCGGGGCGACACCCTGGACGTGCTCTATCAGCGCCGCCCCAACGAGGAGCCGCTGGTCCACGCCGTGCGATTCACCAGCGCGAAGCTGGGCAAGACGATGAGCGCCTTCCGGTTCCAGCCCGAGGGCGAGAGCACGCCCCGCTACTACCTGCCCACGGGCGACGAGCTGGAGCTGCGCCTGGAGAAGTCCCCCGTGGACGACTACGAGCAGGTGACGTCCCTGCTGCGCGATGGGCGGCGCCACAAGGGCGTGGACTTCCGCACCCCGGTGGGCACGCCCGTGAAGGCCCCCTTCGCCGGCGTGGTGAAGCGCAAGAACTGGAACTGGAGCAGCAACGGCAACTGCCTGGAGCTGGTCGAGTCCGGGGGCCGCGCCCGCCGCGCGCTCTTCCTGCACCTGGACGAGGTGGACAAGGACATCCGCCCGGGCACCCGCTTCAACGTGGGCCAGGTCGTGGGCCGCAGCGGCAACACGGGCCGCTCCTTCGCGCCCCACCTCCACTACCAGCTCATGACGCAGGATGACCGGGTGCTGGACCCGTTCGACCAGCACAAGACCTACCGTCGCGCCCTGGCCGCCCGCTACAAGACGGCCTTCGACGACGAGGTGCGCCGGCTGGAAGGGCTGCTCGGGACGTCCGTCGCGGGGAAGTAA
- the rsmI gene encoding 16S rRNA (cytidine(1402)-2'-O)-methyltransferase, which translates to MAGTLYLVATPIGNLGDISVRALETLRAVAFIACEDTRHSRVLLDHFGIGGKDLVSLPAFAEGQRAGRILDRIAGGEDCALITDAGSPAISDPGERLVAEALERDLTVVPVPGATALISALSASGLPTGRFHFLGFLPRKGPERRAMLEEVAALSATLVLYESPRRLGETLQDLLEAWGERRGCVARELTKLHEEFVRGSLTELSARYATEEARGEVVVMVEGRTGERRWSEDELRRALEEGLARGEKLKPLSTELARRAGWSGQDVYRLGLSLKR; encoded by the coding sequence ATGGCTGGAACGCTGTACCTGGTGGCCACGCCCATCGGGAACCTGGGTGATATTTCGGTGCGCGCGCTCGAGACGCTTCGGGCCGTGGCCTTCATTGCGTGCGAGGACACACGGCACTCCCGCGTGCTGCTCGACCACTTTGGAATCGGTGGGAAGGACCTGGTGAGCCTCCCGGCCTTCGCCGAAGGGCAGCGGGCCGGGCGGATCCTGGACCGGATTGCCGGGGGCGAGGACTGTGCGCTCATCACGGACGCGGGCAGTCCAGCCATCAGCGACCCGGGGGAACGGCTGGTGGCGGAGGCGCTCGAGAGAGACCTCACCGTCGTCCCCGTGCCCGGGGCGACCGCGCTGATCTCAGCGCTCAGTGCATCGGGACTGCCCACGGGGCGCTTCCACTTCCTGGGCTTTCTCCCACGCAAGGGGCCGGAGCGAAGGGCCATGCTCGAGGAGGTGGCCGCGCTGTCCGCGACGCTGGTGCTCTACGAGTCGCCCCGGCGCCTGGGCGAGACGCTCCAGGACCTCCTCGAGGCCTGGGGAGAGCGCAGGGGCTGTGTGGCCCGGGAGCTGACGAAGCTGCACGAGGAGTTCGTCCGGGGCTCGCTGACGGAGCTGTCCGCGCGCTACGCGACGGAGGAGGCACGCGGCGAGGTGGTGGTGATGGTGGAGGGCCGCACCGGCGAGCGGCGCTGGTCCGAGGACGAGCTGCGGCGTGCGCTGGAGGAGGGACTTGCCCGGGGCGAGAAGCTCAAGCCGCTGAGCACCGAGCTGGCGCGACGCGCGGGCTGGTCGGGACAGGATGTCTACCGACTCGGGCTGTCGCTGAAGCGGTGA
- the rimM gene encoding ribosome maturation factor RimM (Essential for efficient processing of 16S rRNA) — protein sequence MSPQPLLELGYVSRAHGLRGELAVRPFDPASETLGTVDRVRVRTRAGEERDLQIESLRPTPKEDIVVFEGIESRTQAEGFVGATVFVYREDLEPPEEGEFFQGDLIGLEAVDESGVSLGRVEEIWATSEVPNLVIRAAGRQELVVPFADEFVPTVDIAAQRIVIRPPEYVEVGRRDDGPEESEQ from the coding sequence GTGAGCCCTCAGCCGCTGCTGGAGCTGGGCTACGTCTCTCGGGCCCATGGGTTGCGTGGGGAGCTGGCGGTCCGCCCGTTCGACCCCGCGTCGGAGACCCTGGGCACCGTGGACCGTGTTCGCGTCCGCACCCGTGCGGGCGAGGAGCGGGACCTGCAGATCGAGTCCCTGCGGCCCACCCCGAAGGAGGACATCGTCGTCTTCGAGGGGATTGAGTCGCGCACGCAGGCGGAGGGCTTCGTGGGAGCCACCGTCTTCGTCTATCGCGAGGACCTGGAGCCTCCCGAGGAAGGTGAGTTCTTCCAGGGGGACCTGATCGGCCTCGAGGCCGTGGACGAGTCCGGTGTGTCGCTGGGCCGCGTGGAAGAGATCTGGGCCACCAGCGAGGTGCCGAACCTGGTCATCCGCGCCGCGGGACGACAGGAGCTCGTGGTGCCGTTCGCGGATGAGTTCGTTCCGACGGTGGACATCGCGGCGCAGCGAATCGTGATCCGTCCTCCCGAGTACGTCGAGGTCGGGCGTCGCGACGACGGGCCGGAAGAGTCCGAGCAGTGA
- the rlmN gene encoding 23S rRNA (adenine(2503)-C(2))-methyltransferase RlmN: protein MTETTATTASLPVTEPLPAPAPAKLVDVASLSMEALTRFVTEQLGERAFRAPQIYRWLHQRGAVSFDEMTDLSKVLREKLRAAAEIIPLVKDCELRSTDGTIKYRWKTRDGRYIESVYMPSEDRRTLCVSTQVGCAMACGFCMTGTMGLKRNLTPSEIVAQVHAVNREVRANEGHETLRPLSNLVFMGMGEPLHNFENLKTALAILQSEDGPNFSHRHITVSTVGLVPMIERFGKETDVKLAISLNASTDEQRSKTMPVNRKWNIAALLDACRKFPLRQGRRITFEYVLIQGFNDADEDAHRLIQLLKGIPAKINLIPYNENPGLGFQTTAEERAEEFRAILSEAHVAAYIRKNRGRDIAGACGQLANRGEASPAESTT from the coding sequence ATGACCGAGACGACCGCCACCACTGCCTCTCTTCCCGTCACGGAGCCTCTGCCGGCGCCGGCGCCCGCGAAGCTCGTGGACGTGGCCAGCCTGTCCATGGAGGCGCTCACCCGGTTCGTCACCGAGCAACTGGGCGAGCGGGCGTTCCGTGCCCCGCAGATCTACCGCTGGCTGCACCAGCGCGGCGCTGTCTCCTTCGACGAGATGACGGACCTGTCCAAGGTCCTGCGCGAGAAGCTCCGGGCCGCCGCGGAGATCATCCCGCTGGTGAAGGACTGTGAGCTGCGCAGCACCGACGGCACCATCAAGTACCGCTGGAAGACGCGGGACGGCCGCTACATCGAGTCCGTCTACATGCCCTCCGAGGACCGCCGGACGCTGTGCGTGTCCACCCAGGTGGGCTGCGCGATGGCTTGTGGCTTCTGCATGACGGGCACCATGGGGCTCAAGCGCAACCTGACCCCCAGCGAGATCGTCGCCCAGGTCCATGCGGTGAACCGCGAGGTCCGCGCGAACGAGGGCCATGAGACGCTGCGCCCGCTCAGCAACCTGGTGTTCATGGGCATGGGCGAGCCGCTGCACAACTTCGAGAACCTCAAGACGGCGCTCGCCATCCTCCAGTCGGAGGACGGCCCCAACTTCAGCCACCGGCACATCACGGTCTCCACCGTCGGCCTCGTTCCCATGATCGAGCGCTTCGGCAAGGAGACGGACGTGAAGCTCGCCATCTCGCTCAACGCGAGCACGGACGAGCAGCGCAGCAAGACGATGCCGGTCAACCGCAAGTGGAACATCGCGGCGCTCCTGGACGCGTGCCGCAAGTTCCCCCTGCGTCAGGGGCGCCGTATCACCTTCGAGTACGTGCTCATCCAGGGCTTCAACGACGCGGATGAGGACGCGCACCGGCTGATCCAGCTCCTCAAGGGGATTCCGGCGAAGATCAACCTGATTCCCTACAACGAGAACCCGGGGTTGGGGTTCCAGACCACGGCGGAGGAGCGGGCGGAGGAGTTCCGGGCCATCCTCTCCGAGGCACACGTGGCTGCCTACATCCGGAAGAACCGCGGTCGGGACATCGCGGGTGCCTGCGGTCAGCTCGCCAATCGTGGCGAGGCCTCTCCGGCCGAAAGCACGACATAA
- the encA gene encoding encapsulin nanocompartment shell protein EncA, translating to MPDFLGHAENPLREEEWARLNETVIQVARRSLVGRRILDIYGPLGAGVQTVPYDEFQGVSPGAVDIVGEQETAMVFTDARKFKTIPIIYKDFLLHWRDIEAARTHNMPLDVSAAAGAAALCAQQEDELIFYGDARLGYEGLMTANGRLTVPLGDWTAAGGGFQAIVEATRTLNEHGHFGPYAVVLSPRLYSQLHRIYEKTGVLEIETIKQLASDGVYQSNRLRGDSGVVVSTGRENMDLAVSMDMVAAYLGASRMNHPFRVLEALLLRIKHPDAICTLEGAGATSARR from the coding sequence ATGCCTGACTTCCTTGGACATGCCGAGAACCCGCTCCGTGAAGAAGAGTGGGCGCGCCTGAACGAAACCGTCATCCAGGTGGCGCGGCGCTCACTCGTGGGCCGGCGCATCCTCGACATCTACGGGCCGCTGGGCGCGGGCGTCCAGACGGTGCCCTACGACGAGTTCCAGGGAGTGTCCCCGGGCGCGGTGGACATCGTCGGCGAGCAGGAGACCGCGATGGTCTTCACCGACGCGCGCAAGTTCAAGACCATCCCCATCATCTACAAGGACTTCCTGCTGCACTGGCGGGACATCGAGGCGGCGCGTACGCACAACATGCCGCTGGACGTGTCCGCCGCCGCCGGCGCCGCGGCGCTGTGCGCCCAGCAGGAAGACGAGCTCATCTTCTACGGTGACGCGCGACTGGGCTACGAGGGCCTGATGACGGCCAACGGCCGGCTCACCGTGCCGCTCGGCGACTGGACGGCGGCGGGCGGCGGCTTCCAGGCCATCGTCGAGGCCACGCGCACGCTCAACGAGCACGGCCACTTCGGCCCGTACGCGGTGGTGCTGTCGCCGCGCCTGTACTCGCAGCTGCACCGCATCTACGAGAAGACGGGCGTGCTGGAGATCGAGACCATCAAGCAGCTGGCCTCCGACGGCGTCTACCAGTCCAACCGCCTGCGCGGTGACTCCGGCGTGGTCGTGTCCACGGGCCGGGAGAACATGGACCTGGCGGTGTCCATGGACATGGTGGCCGCCTACCTGGGTGCCTCGCGGATGAACCATCCGTTCCGCGTGCTGGAGGCGCTGCTGCTGCGCATCAAGCACCCGGACGCCATCTGCACCCTCGAGGGCGCTGGCGCGACCTCGGCCCGTCGCTAG
- a CDS encoding KH domain-containing protein has product MEQLLTYLARALVDQPDQVGLRISEADGARLFELKVAPEDVGKVIGRDGRTVNALRTLLNAAAQKTGQKVRLEILDDRRNAANGQPAGAPDAPR; this is encoded by the coding sequence GTGGAGCAACTTCTCACGTATCTGGCGCGGGCCCTGGTCGATCAACCGGACCAGGTGGGCCTGCGCATCTCCGAGGCGGACGGCGCACGGCTCTTCGAGCTGAAGGTCGCCCCCGAGGATGTCGGCAAGGTCATCGGCCGTGATGGGCGTACCGTGAATGCCCTCCGGACGTTGCTCAATGCCGCTGCCCAGAAGACAGGCCAGAAGGTCCGCCTGGAAATCCTCGACGACCGGCGCAACGCGGCCAACGGGCAGCCCGCCGGCGCTCCGGATGCTCCCCGGTGA
- a CDS encoding sigma-54-dependent transcriptional regulator, with translation MAKVLVIDDEVNLRKVLAAMLRRDGFDVTVAENGEQGLAEFQKNGADIVVTDLVMPKVGGMEVLSTVRAANPDVPVIIITAHGTVDSAVDAIKAGAFDYITKPFDQAELSSVVAKAAKTNESARRSVRPDVKARAAIIGEAPQMQDVYKVIDKVADTPSTVLITGESGTGKELIATALHGASSRRDKPFIKINCAAIPATLLESELFGYERGAFTGAVTSKPGRFELADEGTLFLDEIGEIPVEMQVKLLRALQEGEFERVGGIKTTRVDVRLVAATNRDLQAEIEAGRFRKDLYYRLAVVPLTLPPLRERRSDILMLARHFVDKYNRRLNKKIEGIADDALALLQAYAWPGNIRELENLIERVLLFADGPFITAKDLPEPVRHGAGTQPSATPSSSAPTMDVPAGEVGLKDIVRMKAAELERDLIVKKLEETSGNVTRAARLLQISRKSLQTKMKEFGLRDTTPDEQEDGPED, from the coding sequence ATGGCCAAGGTGCTGGTGATTGATGACGAGGTGAACCTTCGCAAGGTTCTCGCCGCGATGCTGCGCAGGGATGGGTTCGACGTCACCGTCGCGGAGAATGGCGAGCAGGGACTGGCGGAGTTCCAGAAGAACGGCGCCGACATCGTCGTGACGGACCTGGTGATGCCCAAGGTGGGCGGCATGGAGGTGCTCAGCACCGTCCGCGCCGCCAACCCGGACGTCCCCGTCATCATCATCACCGCGCACGGCACGGTGGACTCGGCCGTGGACGCCATCAAGGCGGGCGCGTTCGACTACATCACCAAGCCCTTCGACCAGGCGGAGCTGTCCTCCGTCGTCGCCAAGGCCGCGAAGACGAACGAGAGCGCGCGCCGCTCCGTGCGTCCCGACGTCAAGGCCCGCGCCGCCATCATCGGCGAGGCGCCGCAGATGCAGGACGTCTACAAGGTCATCGACAAGGTGGCGGACACGCCCTCCACGGTGCTCATCACCGGCGAGAGCGGCACGGGCAAGGAGCTCATCGCCACCGCGCTGCACGGGGCCTCCAGCCGCCGCGACAAGCCGTTCATCAAGATCAACTGCGCGGCCATCCCCGCGACACTCCTGGAGAGCGAGCTGTTCGGCTACGAGCGCGGCGCCTTCACCGGCGCCGTCACGTCCAAGCCCGGCCGCTTCGAGCTGGCCGACGAGGGCACCCTCTTCCTGGACGAGATTGGCGAGATCCCCGTCGAGATGCAGGTGAAGCTGCTGCGCGCGCTCCAGGAGGGCGAGTTCGAGCGCGTGGGTGGCATCAAGACGACGCGCGTGGACGTGCGCCTGGTGGCCGCCACCAACCGGGACCTGCAGGCGGAGATTGAAGCGGGCCGCTTCCGCAAGGACTTGTACTACCGACTCGCGGTGGTGCCGCTCACCCTGCCCCCGCTGAGGGAGCGCCGGAGCGACATCCTCATGCTCGCGCGGCACTTCGTCGACAAGTACAACCGCCGGCTGAACAAGAAGATCGAAGGCATCGCGGACGATGCGCTCGCGCTGCTCCAGGCCTACGCGTGGCCCGGCAACATCCGCGAGCTGGAGAACCTCATCGAGCGCGTCCTGCTGTTCGCGGACGGGCCGTTCATCACGGCCAAGGACCTGCCCGAGCCCGTCCGCCATGGAGCGGGCACCCAGCCGAGCGCCACGCCGTCCTCCTCCGCGCCCACCATGGACGTGCCCGCGGGCGAAGTGGGCCTGAAGGACATCGTCCGGATGAAGGCCGCGGAGCTCGAGCGCGACCTCATCGTCAAGAAGCTGGAGGAGACGAGCGGCAACGTCACGCGCGCCGCCCGCCTGCTGCAGATCAGCCGGAAGTCGCTGCAGACCAAGATGAAGGAATTCGGCCTGCGCGACACCACGCCCGACGAGCAAGAGGACGGCCCCGAGGATTGA
- a CDS encoding YraN family protein: MVARGERRAVGDEAEALAVRYLEAQGWRVRARNWPCRYGELDVVVERDDLVCFVEVRMRSSAVWGDPAHTVSFAKQRRVVKAALHYLFAHDLHGRMMRFDVVSVVGRGERATVEHIPGAFDAGM; this comes from the coding sequence ATGGTGGCGCGTGGGGAGCGGCGGGCGGTGGGGGATGAGGCGGAGGCGTTGGCGGTCCGGTACCTGGAGGCGCAGGGGTGGCGGGTGAGGGCGCGGAACTGGCCGTGTCGCTACGGCGAGCTGGATGTGGTGGTGGAGCGGGATGACTTGGTGTGCTTCGTCGAGGTGCGGATGCGCTCCTCGGCGGTGTGGGGAGACCCCGCGCACACGGTGTCCTTCGCGAAGCAGCGTCGGGTGGTGAAGGCGGCGCTGCACTATCTCTTCGCCCATGACCTGCATGGGCGGATGATGCGCTTCGATGTCGTGTCGGTGGTGGGGCGCGGTGAGCGCGCCACCGTGGAGCACATTCCCGGCGCCTTCGATGCGGGCATGTAA
- the rplS gene encoding 50S ribosomal protein L19, whose protein sequence is MRNSAIQHVEAKYLRQDVTSFRPGDSVRVFWKVKEGEKERVQAFEGTVIRKTSGSHRATFTVRKMSFGVGVERIFPLHSPRYEKIEVLSRGRVNRSRLFYLRDLKGKAARVDVQEEPETKASKAS, encoded by the coding sequence ATGCGTAACAGCGCCATTCAGCACGTCGAGGCGAAGTACCTGCGCCAGGACGTCACCTCGTTCCGTCCTGGTGACTCCGTGCGCGTCTTCTGGAAGGTGAAGGAGGGCGAGAAGGAGCGCGTCCAGGCGTTCGAGGGCACCGTCATCCGGAAGACCTCTGGCAGCCACCGCGCGACCTTCACGGTCCGCAAGATGTCCTTCGGCGTCGGCGTGGAGCGCATCTTCCCGCTGCACAGCCCCCGCTACGAGAAGATCGAGGTCCTCTCGCGTGGCCGCGTGAACCGCAGCCGCCTGTTCTACCTCCGCGACCTGAAGGGCAAGGCTGCCCGCGTCGACGTGCAGGAAGAGCCGGAGACCAAGGCCAGCAAGGCCTCCTGA
- the trmD gene encoding tRNA (guanosine(37)-N1)-methyltransferase TrmD: MSPPYPVELLTLFPGMVSGYLGASILGKAQEKGLLCATVTDIREFAEGKHRVTDDAPYGGGAGMVMKPEPLVAAIEVARARLPGAKVLLMSPRGQTFTQPRARELALHAAGLILVCGRYEGVDERVMGSLDGELSLGDFVLTGGEIAALAVVDAVARLVPGVLGNVASSVSESFEEGMLEHPQYTRPPVFREAEVPAVLQSGDHARIARWRRWKSLMLTRERRPDLFARLELSKADQKLLARREEDL; encoded by the coding sequence GTGAGTCCGCCGTATCCGGTGGAGCTGCTCACGCTGTTCCCTGGGATGGTGTCCGGCTACCTGGGCGCCAGCATCCTCGGCAAGGCCCAGGAGAAGGGGCTGCTCTGCGCGACGGTGACGGACATCCGCGAGTTCGCGGAGGGAAAGCACCGCGTCACGGATGACGCGCCCTATGGTGGCGGTGCGGGCATGGTGATGAAGCCGGAGCCGCTCGTCGCCGCCATCGAGGTCGCCCGGGCCCGGCTGCCGGGGGCGAAGGTGCTCCTGATGAGTCCTCGGGGGCAGACCTTCACCCAGCCCCGTGCGCGGGAGCTCGCGCTCCACGCGGCTGGGCTGATCCTGGTGTGTGGCCGCTACGAGGGCGTGGACGAACGGGTGATGGGCTCCCTGGATGGGGAGCTGTCCCTGGGAGACTTCGTGCTCACCGGCGGGGAGATCGCCGCGCTCGCGGTGGTGGACGCGGTGGCGCGGCTGGTTCCCGGAGTGCTCGGGAACGTGGCCTCGTCCGTCTCCGAAAGCTTCGAGGAGGGGATGCTGGAGCATCCCCAGTACACCCGGCCGCCTGTGTTTCGAGAGGCCGAGGTTCCGGCGGTCCTCCAGTCGGGGGACCATGCGCGCATCGCGCGTTGGCGGCGTTGGAAGTCGCTGATGTTGACGCGAGAGCGTCGGCCAGACCTGTTCGCCCGGTTGGAGTTGTCCAAGGCCGACCAGAAACTGCTGGCTCGCCGGGAGGAAGACCTGTAA